One Prunus dulcis chromosome 8, ALMONDv2, whole genome shotgun sequence DNA window includes the following coding sequences:
- the LOC117638018 gene encoding uncharacterized protein LOC117638018: MNESLTAKAKAKAKAKKGGEASIGAVSGCTILILFLLCERTNIIQPILGKEKETPAILKWSLVELHTRFNQIKDLNDIEGIFKTPKKRKTTREEEDTVEKGILKTYKKRKTTGEEGDPLDKV, encoded by the exons ATGAATGAATCCTTGAccgcaaaagcaaaagcaaaagcaaaagcaaagaagGGAGGAGAAGCCTCTATAGGAGCTGTTTCGGGTTGCACTATCCTAATATTG TTTCTACTGTGTGAGAGGACAAACATCATACAACCAATCCTTGGCAAGGAGAAAGAAACTCCTGCCATTCTTAAATGGAGTCTTGTGGAACTCCACACAAGATTCAACCAAATAAAGGACTTGAATGACATCGAG GGTATTTTCAAAACTCCTAAAAAGCGAAAAACTACCAGGGAAGAGGAAGACACTGTTGAGAAG GGTATTttgaaaacatataaaaagagaaaaactacCGGAGAAGAGGGAGACCCTCTTGACAAGGTATAA